AGAATCTAAATCACTGGCATCAATGATGGAGAAAGAAGAAGTACAGTCTTCACCTTCAACATCGTCTGCTGCAGAGACTGAATCTTTAGTTACTAAAGAAGAGGTGgtggttgttgttgttgttgacgacggagaagaaaagaaaattgaagaaaaacaTCAACTAGAAGAGCAGAAACACAATATTCCTCAAACTTTAGTCTCTTTTAAAGAAGAGAGTAATATAGTTGCTGATCTTTCAGATTTTGAGAAGAAAGCTTTGCAAGAATTCAAGAATTTAGTTCAAAATGCTCTCAACACTCATCAATTCACctctccaccaccaccaccaccaccagaAGCAAAAACAAACACCCAAGAAACCCCAGCTGATGATTCTACTCCTCCTAAAACTGAAGTACCCATTTCAGAATCTGATGTTAATACTGAGATTAACCCACCAACAGACGAAGAATCAAAAACTGAAGAAACCCCATTAAAGCAATCTCAAGAAACCAAACAAGAAGACCCAAAGATTGAATCTTTACCTGAGGAAATTTCCATATGGGGAGTTCCACTTCTTAAAGATGACAGAAGTGATGTGATACTTTTGAAGTTCTTGAGAGCTAGGGACTTTAAAGTGAAAGAGGCTTTTGTTATGATCACGAACACAATCAAATGGAGGAAGGAATTTATGATTGATGAGGTGATTGATGAAGATCTTGGTGATGATTTGGAGAAAGTTGTGTTCATGCATGGTCATGACAGGGAAGGGCATCCTGTGTGTTATAATGTTTATGGGGAGTTTCAGAATAAGGAGTTGTATCAGAAAACATTTGCTGATGAGGAGAAGAGAATGAAGTTTCTGAGGTGGAGGATTCAGTTCTTGGAGAGAAGTATCAGGAAGCTTGATTTTAGACCTGGTGGTATTTCTACTATTTTTCAGGTTAATGACCTCAAAAATTCACCAGGACCTGCTAAGAAGGAGCTTAGGTTGGCTACTAAGCAGGCTCTTCAATTGCTGCAAGACAATTATCCTGAGTTTGTAGCTAAACAGGTATATGTTTAATTATCTGCATAATCTTGCAATTTTTAATGTGCTCTTATTAAATTGTAATTGTATAATGTATAATAGGTGTTTGTCAATGTCCCTTGGTGGTATCTTGCTTTCTATACGATGATCAGTCCATTTATGACTCAGAGAACCAAGAGCAAATTTGTATTTGTAGGCCCTTCTAAATCTGCTGAAACACTTTTCAAGTAAGTTAACATTTTGTATTTCCGTTTTTTTAGGCTAAATTGACATTCTTTATTGGATATGTTGCACTGAAATTTGTCAGACTCTTGCGATTCAGTGTTTCGTTTCCGTTTTTGAAACTTCGAACTCTCTATTTGTAACTAGTTCTTGTAAAAAATGTGATTTCACCAATGTCCTGTtcagcgttttaaacgttttcattccgtgcaacatagtttATTGACACTTGTATTTTGTGTGCTGTGCTTATTTTTAGATGGTTGATTTGATCACTGAATTTGGTTTGGCTAAAACAGATATATATCAGCTGAACAAGTGCCGATTCAGTATGGTGGCTTAAGCGTGGATTACTGTGATTGCAACCCGGAATTTACTGTTGCTGATCCTGCGACAGAGCTAACTGTAAAGCCTGCAACCAAACAAACTgtagaaataataatttatgagGTATGATTGGATTTTATTCTTGTCTGTTAACATTTGCAATTGAAATGTGTTATTACAGAATTTCTAATGATTATTTTTGAAATCATTAGCTGTCGCTCTGATTTTGATTGTGATCgttctatttttattaatattgtaACTGGTTTCTCAACGAGCTAAGTCAAGCAGTACTGATTGCTCGACAAGGGTTGCTCAAGCAGATTGCAATTTCTGTGCTTTCATTCATTTTTTGTACCTAACATTGGTATATTGCAGAAATGTGTTATTGTTTGGGAACTCCGAGTTGTCGGATGGGAGGTTAGCTACAGTGCTGAGTTCGCACCGGATGCAAAAGATGCATACACAGTTATCATACAGAAACCAACCAAATTGACTCCAACTGATGAACCGGTGATAAGTAGCAGCTTCAAAGTTAGTGAACTTGGTAAAATTTTGCTGACAGTCGACAATTCAACCGCCAAGAAGAAGAAACTTCTCTACAGGTTCATCATCAAACCTTTTTCAGATTGAGGATTTTATAGCATTCAGTGACTTCGGTTTCAGATATATAGTTGGAACTGGAAATTGAACTGGCTTCACTAGTTCTTGAGTGATATTTTTCTTTTGCCTGTACTTCGTGATTTTGGCTTCCAGGTGAGTAGGATGGTTGATGATGAATAGCAAGGACATGGTTTTGTCCCTTTGGTTTCTTTATGTCAATCATTTTAGGGCAAATAGAGAGAAATGTGGTTGCAGAACTTACTGAGATGTTTCTAAAGAGTCATGTACATTTATTTTGTGTGGATATCTATATTTTGGTACCCTTCCATGAGCTATATACATAGTTTTGCTTTGATCTTGTTTTAGCAACTATGCTTCTTCAATTTTTGATCTCTTTAAGTACCACCTAAGGGTGAATTCAACCGATGAGCTTTAGTTCGAGTGGTATGTGCGGTGGATAGAATTCTGTTAAGATCGTGAAATCAAATCCTCCACAAATGCAAAAAAACCTGCCTCTCCAATGATAAAAAATTGAGTTTGGAACActtgatttgtttaatttattttttgctttcTATGCCAATAGTGAGCTGATTTTTTATTGTAACTTTTAAAACTAAATCGaactgaaaaatatattttatgccattataaattgaattgtttggttcggtttttacaCACTCCTACTACCAACTAGTATCTGCTGATGTAACTGGTTTATCAACGGAAAGAAAAGCAGTTACCAAATTAATGTTCCTTTGAatgattgatatttttttcattatttgcaTGCTTTGAGCATGCATAGATTTTCAAGCTATAATTGTTCTTTGCGGGTTTGTTTGTCATGTGGACCATTGTTTAATGATGCCTTCTCTGTGTTTTTCTTCCATGGACAgtctaaatttttttcaatacattctattatgtaattataaaatattatctttGAATTACATCATAAACGGAATCTAGTTCCTTCTCCCTTTTGGCAAACATAAAACAAATGAAATCAAAATTTGTGTTGTAGAAAGATTAGCAAAAAACAAATTTTGGGATAGCAAATGAAAAGTAATTTGGAAGAACAATAAGAAGAGATATAGTGAGCGGAAAATACAGGTGCTTTGCAATTAGGGGCGAGCAAAATGCCCGACCAACCGATTTAATAGACCAAACTGATGACTTTTGGTCAGTTTAGTTCGGTAAAAACTTAGACCAGGTTGGTTTTGGTTTACATTTTttgaatttggttcggttttggtttttattttggaAACTTAAATTAACTGAACCGACCAAATAATCAAatagttgatttttttattgtatttttctttatatttttatcggttttaattgaatcaacatatattttataagatttttttgtttttggttcaGTTTCGGTTACATTTTTATCTTCAGTCGGTCTCGATTTTGATCTAGTCGGTTTGGGGAAATTTACTTCGGTTAAAAACCGAATCTACCGAATGTTAACCCCTTAAATGTAATTGTGCATTGCTTGTGTGTCCAATTGTTATGAATGTTATGCCTGGCTTGTACTGCTAGGATTTCACCAACTTTATAAGTGTTTGGGACCATCTCATAATTGCTATAATTCATCATTTCATGGCCTTATATAATATGTTCATGCTCTGACAAATAATTCCCATACCATACCAGCATTTGTATAAACATTAAAATCGATCATTGACTATAAAGTTGGATTCCAAAATCATGTCATgcaaatttttatttactaCACTTGATATCACAACAATCTTTTCTAGGAATGTGAATCAATTCGCCATCAAATCTGGTTCACTCGTGTGAATGATCCCCCGTAAATTAGGTATAGACATGTATTTTGGatactgaaaatgaaaaatgatgctGAAGAGTTCCTATAATTATATTCAGAGACATATCTATTCATAGGGGTTAAATcgacaatttaaattaaatcgtACTTATCATAAATAATCCATACAAATTTAGGAGTTGCGAGTTTATGGATTAAtttgtaataatagaaaaatcaaTTCAGAAAGTTTTAGGTAAATTTCAGTTACCTGCAAAATATCATACTATCTATTAATTAATCAGCTAATTCTTGTGTTTAATGAATCTGATTGgttctaattttattattaataattaatttaaataattaatgataattaaaaggGAATTTGCATAGAATATTCCAGCACAGTTTAGAAGGTTTATCCAGGGGTTGCCAAGCATTATAAAAGGAACATTATGAAACCCTAGGAAAAGGCGGTCACAATTGTCGAAATTACAATGCAGATATCAAGCAAATACTCTAGGCAAATTGCAACTtaagagaaaaattaaaaattcaattgaaatCTCTCAAATTCATCAAAATATGTTCAAGAACACTGATACTTTTTAGTCGATCCGGCCTAACGAGTTCAGGCCTGCGAACCTAATTTTTAGAACAGGACATATTTCACCAATTATAAACAGAGTGACATCTTtcctattttaatttgaattagactgatttatatatttgcttttttataacaaaaaccTATAAAACTTGCTAGACTATTaatgtgataaaaaaaatgatgtaaAGAGTATTTAAGTTACTTTACTTTACATGTTTAAGATCATTACTAATCCAATACTTCTTTATcctataaatataataaaaacatttttttgaTATGGGTATGAATGCGGAATTGAAATTTTTGGAGAAAATAGACCGAAAAGTTGGATAATGACACTTTCGTAATTGTATTCAAATTCGAGGTGTGCGATTTAGGTGATATATGAGTCAATTTCATTAAAAACGGGCCAATGATCGATACACTTTTGCATCGCTCATGACATCTCTCGCTTTTGCGCCGAATGCAATTGTTTAGACCTCTGAAACTccaatttatctttaaataataatgtctattttaaattactttCACCTGAAATttcctttcaattccaatttttttagaaaaaacttttgcttttattttttgattttaaaattcaattgaattaaCGATTGTTTGGATGGATAATTTCTAAACTTCATTCGAACCAATAGATTTTGCATGCTACTATAATTTTGGCCTTAATTCATTAATCAACAATattaaagatttatttttattcctgCTACATCAATCGAAAGATATTTTGTGTGAATCAAGTTCGCCATATAAGATTATAAACTATCCATTTATCACGTGACACATGACAATAATAAATGtcataaccaatcaataaatatcacagtaattatagttaaaatataaGCAATTAGTGTGATATTTATTGACTGGTTAtgatatttattattgtttattatgtGTCACACGATAAGTGAATAGTTCATGAATCTACAAGTCATACAGAGTGTGAATGTCGTTCATAAATATGCCAATCTAAAAGATTTTCTcaatatttatatccaaattgGTCCCAAAcaaaaatttcagtttttgagcATTTTCATTAATTTCTTTATCACATAAGTATGTTTTCAATTGTTGGTTATAATTATCATTACTGAGGTTAAATAGTTTTGTGATTAAAGGAAATGATTTGTTAGCTGGGGTTTCAATTGTTAGGTGAGGTGCGTTGCTAACCTTTTCCTTTTCATTTGCTTTTGTAACTGTGCTTTATTTTGTACAGGCGTGACAATTTTCTGTTATTCATGGGACCAATTTGTATTACCATCATCAATACTAACACAATGTTTTATGTGCTAATAAAGTAATAAAACTCATTACAAACTACACTTTTGTTTCTACTCTATAAGTTTCTactttttctaaataaattgctttattcttaaaatttacttttttttgtgtgttttaGTGATATTATTTTGAGTGGTTTGATGATGTTATTTTATGTTGTTTGTGTGTCGATCCTTAATTAGATCAAGACTGCTTAATATTTGTTCGAGTTTCACTTTCACACCACTTAATAAATGAAAGTGAATTCATTAAAGACGGTTCTGAAATATAACAACTTTAAAAATGGaattaccaaaattaaaaatagtgcTCTAAAAATTAAGcaacaacaatttttttaaaatatcaatgcgtcattaaaatatatcatcTTAACTTTCTATTCAtttatttcatttcttttcaaatagATTAAATGTTAGGAGTTCttcatcatttttaatatttttataacatttgataTATTGTACTTCACTTTTATTTGTCTTCAATATAATTATATCGTTTCATAGAAAAAAACTAATTAGCTTCAATTAGGCTACCCAATAAGTTAAAtctacaaaataattaaaatataaattttactaaTCTATACTACAATatgttcaattttaattttatttcattttattttattaaataataataattattattataacatAAAATGTACAAAAATTATTAGTGAATATCATATTGTagtctaactttttttttttgagaattcatcaaacttcattaatcgaatatgaaacagttacatttgtaaaaaattcggaaaaaacatttgatatattgtacttcacttttaatgttaggattttttcatcatttttaatatttttataacatttgataTATTGTACTTCACTTTTCTTTGTCTTCAATATAATTATATCGTTTCAtagaaaaaaaactaattaggCTACCCAATAAGTTAAATCTacaaagtaattaaaatataatttttactaATCTATAATATAATatgttcaatttaaattttttcattttattttattaaatattaattattaattattattataacataaaatttacaaaaattattagTGAATATCATGTAGTCTAACTGTTtattatatacaaataataacaaattattaaaataaatgagaaAGGTTAATCAATATGATTTAACTGGCTAAGCATAAACTACAAAAACGtcatcaataaaaaataaaatatacaagaACAAAATTCGATATTTTTTTCATCTCATATATAACAATGTTACCGTCCTCTATAATTGAAGGATTTGATTGTAATAAAAATCAAAGTATAAAAACTCAATTTATACAGAAAAATACAATGACTCCAATATAAGTTATGTCGATTGCTTTTCTGATGTCAAAAGcttatcagtttttttttatccaATTTCTCTTTAAAGTTTATTATTCATTAAATTCTTCTACATGAGCATGCGACTCAGTTGCCATGGCTACTAATTTTTaggttaaaaaatgataaaaggcttatatatttttaaatttttatttatctagtctcctcaattttatttattcaataaatCATTGTACATACAAAAGATTGTTAATTTAATGTGGTCCATTTTACCAACATGCCGAATTAgatgaatatttaaatttgatctCACACGCATTTTACGGTAAACATGATGCACGCTAATTTTCCATCaaagagaaaacataaaaatcaaaataaattaaatacaaagaCTAAATCAAGataatattttcaataaaaatcaaataaataaatatttttaaaaacagctAAATAGATTTGACCTATAGAGTATTACTACAAAAGGGGTGTACATGAATTCCAAGTATCTGTACTTGGATTGCTAAAGTGGTGAATTAAGTTTGTTAAAATAACTCACATTATTAAAGtagcataaatataaatagtttatGAGCATAAGAATTCAACCACACTAGTTATCAGGTTAtgactaaatttaaatatatttatgtatatgttgattattatattttaactcatttataatcaaatatttttacctattaattaaaaatacttttgaTATGTTAATCACACATTTTAAACAGTGTCCATAACTCACTATTTTAAATTACACCTTCAtcaatataatcaaattaaccttcatcaatataatcaaattaatcgaatttttttaatatatatgttatGTGGGCGCATAACATGATATGAATGTAGAAGGGGGCAAGCCAACAAACACATGCATACACCTCAAGTACATTGTAACATTGTTTTATTATTGTCAAATGGACAAATTAAACAACGGCTATGCACATGAGAATTGATACTGATACTTTATAGCCATGCAATGCATGCCTTTAATTGGCATCAAAGACAAGAAACAACATTTCATTTTCATTCTCTtctgctatatatatatatatatatatatatatatatatatatatatatatataatatatcagTTTTGATGATTTATACAacattttattatgttttttttatatgatatactgttttttttaatatttatttttttactatccCTTTTAAATATTTACAGTATGCTGTGCATGTGCATAGCTAAGCTGTGCTGCGCACAGCCATAGGCTCGCATTCCGAGGCCGATTTCCgactttccgacgtgcttccaaCCCCAAAACAGCAAAATTTTGATAACCCATCTCCACAACATATCCAATTCACCAAAAACGTAATTAAAACGCCAAAATCGAATCAAAACGATAACTAATTCGAAATCGATATAAAAATGCCTAAACGATCAAATCGATATTCCAACAATTATACTTAACCAAAACGCGAAACGTCGAGCTCACCTTAATCTCCTCAGCGATTCGAAGAATTAGAGATGAAAAGCTCGCAAAACGGATCAAGAACGGCGATTTGAAGGCGAGGGCGACTGTGAACGATggaattttctttctttcctaATTCTCAAACTCTCTAGATACTTCTTTGGCTAATGAAGATGACTTAAGCCTATTTATATGGGTGGTCAAAGTGCTAtttaatctttaaactttttaaaattttcaatttaatctaaaaCATGTCcacttccaaattttaaacgatctccgattgATACGAAATTTTtaccaaaaatattataaattattctaaGAACTTTGGCGTAATAATTATCGTCAcggaatttatattttattttatattacttttcttacttttcttttaattctgATATTAATTCcgattaataaaaattattccaaaattctaatattaataaattaaatccactttgatttaatttatcgaaattctcgacacgtggcacgatttaatatattttaaatatttggggaATTACAATataataaactaactaatttaaatctttcaatctttttttcactaatttttatttttttcaacattttttcaattttttttattttattcgcATATAATGTGTTCTTTTTCATTCatgttaaaatcaactaaatattaacataatatcaacacaatatcaacataaaatcaacatcgtaacatttcaataatttaacatcattattgtcttactcaccaatgct
This region of Mercurialis annua linkage group LG1-X, ddMerAnnu1.2, whole genome shotgun sequence genomic DNA includes:
- the LOC126663874 gene encoding patellin-3; amino-acid sequence: MSQESATSTPPPSDDQTPPPPPVVEEKPKEKETSPPQPPPEPPVVEEEKEVSPPPPAPPQESKSLASMMEKEEVQSSPSTSSAAETESLVTKEEVVVVVVVDDGEEKKIEEKHQLEEQKHNIPQTLVSFKEESNIVADLSDFEKKALQEFKNLVQNALNTHQFTSPPPPPPPEAKTNTQETPADDSTPPKTEVPISESDVNTEINPPTDEESKTEETPLKQSQETKQEDPKIESLPEEISIWGVPLLKDDRSDVILLKFLRARDFKVKEAFVMITNTIKWRKEFMIDEVIDEDLGDDLEKVVFMHGHDREGHPVCYNVYGEFQNKELYQKTFADEEKRMKFLRWRIQFLERSIRKLDFRPGGISTIFQVNDLKNSPGPAKKELRLATKQALQLLQDNYPEFVAKQVFVNVPWWYLAFYTMISPFMTQRTKSKFVFVGPSKSAETLFKYISAEQVPIQYGGLSVDYCDCNPEFTVADPATELTVKPATKQTVEIIIYEKCVIVWELRVVGWEVSYSAEFAPDAKDAYTVIIQKPTKLTPTDEPVISSSFKVSELGKILLTVDNSTAKKKKLLYRFIIKPFSD